The window AGCAGCTAAGACGATAGCAATGCTAGCAAGCTTAGACTCACAGTTTTTAGCTGACATTTACTAGCCACACCTGATGCTAGCAGTAGTGCATCAGTTGTTCTTTCAGAGACATGATTATTGTTAATTTCATTTTAGCAGAACGAAGAGAAACATGTTGGATCAGAttaaactcacctgttctattCATGAGCACAGCCGTGCTACGCTAGCACTGTTCTGTTAGCTTTCACTGATCTGGTCACCTCTCAGTCCTGCTGACCAGCCAGtgtcatgtgtgtgtctgagagagagagagagagaggcagagagagagaggggagagagagagacagagagagagagacagagagagagagacagagagagagagagagagcgagagagagagagagagacagagagacagagagagagagagcgagagagagagagaggggagagagagaggggagagagagagagcgagagagagagagagggagagagagagagagcgagagagagagagagaggggagagagagagagacagagagagagagagagagagagagagagagaagagagagagaggagagagagagagagagagaagagagagagagagagatgatgtccacaatgtgtttttgtttccagttaATTtgacctgtttcctgtcagtgaGGATTTCAGACATCATGAGACTCAAATGCTGACGAGTTCAATTATCTGAAATTGAAGCTGGAACcagccagaaccaggaccaggaccaggaccaggaccactGACATTTAGCATGTCAGTTATCTATTAAAGTATTGTTCACATTTGAATCAATGTTATATTTTATGTtgatttttgttgcattttttggaGGGATGATTCTTTTGTAatactgatttttttaaagaaaataattaaattaattgATTAGGTTTTGTCAAATATAAAATGATACAGTGGTTAAGTTATTTTCTCTGCttctaatttgattttttttttagttcatgtctgtgcttgtttttattgtgtgctttttatttattttactttgaaaTCACAATAAACAGAAAACTGTTTCATCACAACAGAATCTTTAATGAGCAACCAACCAACAACAACCAAGAAACTTTATTGTTGTTAAGGGGAAAAACATTATATGTTATATTGACAATattccaggtccaggtccaggtccaggtccaggtccggGTGCTCTGGCTTAGCTGTGGCTGATCGTGGCTCGTACACTCGTGCAGCCCACAGCCACCATTTGAAATGACGCGGTGTAGCAGTGACTGTTATTCTGCCGGGTCAGAACCAGGATATTCTGGTAGATTGGAACCGAGTTCAGATTATGGACTTCAGGCTGGCCAagtctgggaccagaggagACGCGGCTGGTGCACTGGGCTTCCCACAGGGTGGTCGGGATGCGGTTCTTGACCGTGGTTGACCTGAGTGCACAGAGAGCTGTGAGGGTCCCGCAGAGAGCTGACAGAAGACCAGTTCAAGACCAGTTCAAGACCAGATCAAGACCAGTTCAAGACCAGTTCAAGACCAGATCAAGACCAGATCAAGACCAATTTAACACCAGTTCAGACCAGATCAAGACCAGATCAAGACCAGTTCAAGACCAGTTCAAGACCAGTTCAAGACCGGATCAAGACCAGTTCAAGACCAGTTCAAGACCAGTTCAAGACCAGATCAAGACCAGTTCAAGACCAGTTCAAGACCAGTTCAAGACCAGATCAAGACCAGATCAAGACCAATTTAACACCAGTTCAAAGGTTCAAGCGTCAGGTCTCCACTGCACAATAAATCATTCAGCCAACCTCTCACAACACACTGACCTCCATTTCCATGGCGACAGCGAGCGGCTGTGGATGGCGCCAGCTCCTTCAGACAAGGAGGAGGTCTGCGAGGACAACGCCACCATGGTGTCACATttaggagaaggaggaggaggtttagGACTGGAAGAGTGGGCGAAtccccacaatgcactgcaactgatctgcaggaggaagcaCAATGAAAACGGCTGGACTGAGAGTTGTGATGGTAAAATGAAGATGCTCACCAGCAGAGCCACCACGCCGCAGCTTCTCAGCACCATCTTCCTCAGCATCTGATGCCGGCGGCGCCACCTTTCTCGGGCTTTATAACAATCTGTGATCAGATAAGGATGTGTGAGCTGAGCTGATGATCACGTCTGACATGCAGGGGAGATTTCTGCTGACTCATTTACATTCCTGATAACATCTGCGGCCACATATATTATTTGATCTATCGCATGCTTATCTCGATGAGGCTTGGCGAGAGCCAGCAAAGAAAAGAAGGCCACCATCATCCGCTAACACTGGCTAAcaccatttttgtttttattggtttgTCAGCAAAGCAAACAATTAACTAAGATGCTAGCTATCGTGCTAAAACAACGAATAAATAAGGACAGGAAAGGGTTGTCATAGATTCTAATTAGAAACTGTGGCAAAAGGTGAttgcattttaattcagtttcctgtttcccTACATGGAGATGCCGATGGCCCTGCCCCCATGCTGACACCACTGATGTGGTCAATGTTGAGGTTCAAAATCAGTCATTCCACGAACTAAAGCAACATGCCTCTGACCTGGTTTGACAGGAAGCGCTCATCTCAGAAATCACGGGGTTGTTTGTGAGCCGTGGTTACTGTCACAACATCAGCATTTTTCGGGTGGTGCGTCACCTGCAGCCATCGGGGAACCTGAGCATCCTCTTCACGTTTACCGTCATGTTGCTTTAGCTCCACTTTAGGGCACCATATCCATGACAACACACGTCTTTTCTGTCAGGATTTTTGTTACTCTTTATTCAACGTTGAAAAAATGTTGGTTTTCAGCAGCCTCACATCACTATTAGCTGTACGACATTTTAGTGACGATGCTAGCACCGAAACAAGCATCTTCAACTGATCGTCAGATCAAATCCTAATAATGACGCTGACCTCTCAAGGTGAttgacatcatcatcatgatcagTCGAACCAGGCTGACCTCGCGGCACAATCACGTCATCGACAAACCCCTGCGGCA is drawn from Takifugu flavidus isolate HTHZ2018 chromosome 2, ASM371156v2, whole genome shotgun sequence and contains these coding sequences:
- the il17a/f2 gene encoding interleukin 17a/f2; its protein translation is MLRKMVLRSCGVVALLISCSALWGFAHSSSPKPPPPSPKCDTMVALSSQTSSLSEGAGAIHSRSLSPWKWRSTTVKNRIPTTLWEAQCTSRVSSGPRLGQPEVHNLNSVPIYQNILVLTRQNNSHCYTASFQMVAVGCTSVRATISHS